A single region of the Accipiter gentilis chromosome 6, bAccGen1.1, whole genome shotgun sequence genome encodes:
- the GIT1 gene encoding ARF GTPase-activating protein GIT1 isoform X2, giving the protein MSRKAPRAEVCADCSAPDPGWASINRGVLICDECCSVHRSLGRHISIVKHLRHSPWPATLLQMVHTLASNGANSIWEHSLLDPAQVQSGRRKANPQDKVHPTKSEFIRAKYQMLAFVHKLPCRDDDGVTAKDLSKQLHSSVRTGNLETCLRLLSLGAQANFFHPEKGTTPLHVAAKAGQILQAELLVVYGADPGAPDVNGRTPIDYARQAAQHELAERLVECQYELTDRLAFYLCGRKPDHKNGHYIIPQMADSLDLSELAKAAKKKLQALSNRLFEELAMDVYDEVDRRENDAVWLTTQNHSTLVTERSAVPFLPVNPEYSATRNQGRQKLARFNAREFATLLIDILGEAKRRQQGKSLLSPTDALDYSLRSQSDLDDQHDYDSVASDEDTDQELLRNASRNNRARSMDSSDLSDGPITLQEYLEVKKALAASEAKVQQLMKVNNSLSDELRRLQREIHKLQAENTQIRQQTGPVHPTPAPSERQEHGHPPGTAPPHRRDRQAFSMYEPGSALKPFGQPVEDLVTRLQPFGAGEVEDEALYSMHIPASVYRIRKGPSASSVPFPPSSPLLSCPPDGARHMSKLDRHGSGTDSDYDNTQAGEVLISMEGKRFVELSKDEDFPHELDPLDGELDPGLPSTEDVILKTEQVTKNIQELLRAAQESKHDSFMPCSEKIHSAVTEMASLFPKKPALETVRSSLRLLNASAYRLQSECRKTVPPEPGAAVDYQLLTQQVIQCAYDIAKAAKQLVTITTREKKQ; this is encoded by the exons ACCCTGGCTGGGCCTCCATCAACCGCGGGGTGCTCATCTGCGACGAGTGCTGCAGCGTGCACCGCAGCCTGGGCCGCCACATCTCCATCGTCAAGCACCTGCGCCACAGCCCCTGGCCCGCCACCCTGCTCCAG ATGGTTCACACCTTGGCGAGCAACGGGGCCAACTCCATCTGGGAGCACTCGCTGCTGGATCCGGCCCAAGTGCAGAGCGGGCGCCGGAAGGCAAACCCCCAGGACAAAGTGCA CCCCACCAAGTCGGAGTTCATCCGCGCCAAGTACCAGATGCTGGCCTTCGTCCACAAGCTGCCCTGCCGGGATGACGACGGTGTCACTGCCAAGGACCTCAgcaag CAATTACACTCGAGCGTGCGGACGGGCAACCTGGAGACCTGCCTGCGCCTGCTCTCGCTGGGCGCCCAGGCCAACTTCTTCCACCCG GAGAAGGGGACCACGCCGCTGCACGTGGCCGCCAAGGCCGGGCAGatcctgcaggcagagctgctggtggtCTACGGAGCCGACCCCGGGGCACCCGACGTGAACGGCCGGACCCCCATCGACTATGCTAG GCAGGCAGCCCAGCACGAGCTGGCAGAGCGACTGGTGGAGTGCCAGTATGAGCTGACCGACCGGCTGGCTTTTTACCTCTGCGGCAGAAAGCCGG ACCACAAGAACGGGCACTACATCATCCCGCAGATGGCTGACAG cctggaCCTCTCTGAGCTGGCCAAAGCAGCCAAGAAGAAGCTGCAGGCG CTCAGCAACCGCCTCTTCGAGGAGCTGGCCATGGACGTCTACGACGAGGTGGATCGCCGGGAGAACGACGCGG TCTGGCTGACGACGCAGAACCACAGCACGCTGGTGACGGAGCGCAGCGCTGTCCCCTTCCTCCCTGTCAACCCTGAGTACTCGGCCACACGCAACCAG ggccggCAGAAGCTGGCCAGGTTCAACGCCAGGGAGTTTGCCACCTTGCTCATCGACATCCTCGGGGAAGCCAAGCGCCGGCAGCAAGGGAAGAGTCTGCTGAGCCCCACAG acGCCCTCGACTACTCGCTGCGGAGCCAGAGCGACCTGGACGACCAGCACGACTACGACAGCGTCGCTTCCGACGAGGACACGGACCAGGAGCTGCTGCGCAACGCCTCCCGCAACAACCGTGCCAGG AGCATGGACTCCTCCGACCTCTCGGATGGCCCCATCACGCTGCAGGAATATCTGGAAGTGAAGAAGGCTCTGGCCGCCTCCGAGGCCAAGGTGCAGCAGCTGATGAAGGTGAACAACAGCCTGAGCGACGAGCTGCGCCGGCTGCAGCGCGAG ATCCACAAGCTGCAGGCGGAGAACACGCAGATCCGGCAGCAGACGGGTCCGGTGCACCCAACCCCGGCTCCCAGCGAGCGGCAGGAGCACGGGCACCCCCCGGGCACAGCCCCCCCGCACCGCCGGGACCGCCAGGCCTTCTCCATGTACGAGCCAGGCTCGGCGCTGAAACCTTTTGGGCAGCCGGTGGAGGATCTGGTGACGCGGCTGCAGCCCTTCGGCGCTGGG GAGGTGGAGGACGAGGCTCTGTACTCCATGCACATCCCGGCCAGCGTGTACCGG ATCCGGAAAGGTCCGTCTGCTTCCTCGGTGCCCTTTCCCCCATCCTCCCCGCTGCTCTCCTGCCCGCCCGACGGTGCCCGGCACATG agCAAGCTGGACCGGCACGGCAGCGGCACCGACAGCGACTACGACAACACGCAGGCGGGTGAGGTCCTGATCAG CATGGAGGGGAAGCGATTCGTGGAGCTGAGCAAGGATGAGGACTTCCCCCACGAGCTGGACCCGCTGGACGGGGAGCTGGACCCCGGGCTGCCCAGCACGGAGGATGTCATCCTCAAAACCGAGCAGGTCACCAAGAACATCCAGGAGCTGCTGCGGGCGGCACAGGAGTCCAAACACGACAG CTTCATGCCCTGCTCGGAGAAGATCCACTCGGCTGTGACGGAGATGGCATCACTCTTCCCCAAG AAGCCGGCGCTGGAGACGGTGCGGAGCTCCCTGCGGCTGCTCAACGCCAGCGCCTACCGCCTGCAGAGCGAGTGCCGTAAGACCGTGCCGCCCGAGCCGGGCGCCGCCGTGGACTACCAGCTCCTGACCCAGCAGGTCATCCAGTGTGCCTACGACATCGCCAAGGCCGCCAAACAGCTGGTCACCATCACCACCCGTGAGAAGAAGCAGTGA